The sequence below is a genomic window from Arcobacter sp. LA11.
TTTTTATCTTTTATATTATGCATTGCATCATACGCAAAGTTAGCAATTACTTTAAATTCACCAAAGATTAATCTATTTTGATTAATTCTTGTATCAGTTTTTTGTGTTTCTTTTAAATATTTACCAATTTCTTTTACATCATTCACAATTAATATAGTTGCATTTTTATAAATAAAGATTGAATAAAGTACTAACATTATAGTTAAAGATAGTATTTGAAGAATATAATTTGAGATTTTTTCATCATATTCTAATCTCTTCTCTTTTACAACTTTATCTATATCATCTAAATATACTCCTGTTCCTATAGTCCAATTCCATGGTTTATATGATAATGCATATGATATTTTTAAAGCTTCTTTTTTTATTTCGGGTTTATACCAAATATATTGAACATAACCACCATCTTTTTTTTGGGAGATATCTATTACTTCTTTTATTACTCTTTTGCCTGTAAGATCTGTAAATTCATAAAGGTTCTTTCCTATATTTTTGTCAGATACTGGATAATATATTGAAGTTCCATCAAATTCATATATAAAGATATAATCATTTATATCTTTTTTATCTCTCATTTCTTCAATTGAATTTAACAGTTCATTTTGTATCTCACGTTCTGTTTTTGTATCTTTAAATTTTTGATGATAATATTCTATAAACTTTAAAGTCTTTTTTATATCTGCTTTGATTAAATCTTTCTGTTTTGTTGAGAAGTCAGTTTTTATAATATCAATTTTTTCTTGGAATTCATCAAAAGCATTTTCTATGATAATAAAAGTAAATGAAGAGGTTAATATAACAATAAAAACAATACTATATAAGATTAGATGGTATAAAGATTTAGCTTTAATCATAAAGAAATTATCCTTGAGTAATATAAACTAAGGATAACGCAATTTTAATAAAAAGATTATAAATAATTAAAGAAAAAAGATTAATGATTTTGTTTAAAGTAAGTGGCGCGGTTGACGAGACTCGAACTCGCGACCTCCTGCGTGACAGGCAGGCATTCTAACCAACTAAACTACAACCGCACACTTAAATAATAAGAAGTACTTGTCAAGGTACTAATGGTGGTCGATGCAAGACTCGAACTTGCGACATCTACCTTGTAAGGGTAGCGCTCTACCAACTGAGCTAATCGACCAATGGTGACCCCTAGGAGACTCGAACTCCTGTGATTGGAATGAAAATCCAAGATCCTAACCGCTAGATGAAGGGGCCATCGATAATTAAAAATTTTAAAACCAGATTTTTGAAACTGGTGACCCGTAATGGATTCGAACCATTGGCCACCTCCTTAAAAGGGAGATGCTCTACCAGCTGAGCTAACGGGTCAACAATAATAAAAATAATAAAGTGGCGCGGTTGACGAGACTCGAACTCGCGACCTCCTGCGTGACAGGCAGGCATTCTAACCAACTAAACTACAACCGCACATTTATTATAATAAGAAGTACTTGTCAGAGTACTAATGGTGGTCGATGCAAGACTCGAACTTGCGACATCTACCTTGTAAGGGTAGCGCTCTACCAACTGAGCTAATCGACCGATGGTGACCCCTAGGAGACTCGAACTCCTGTGATTGGAATGAAAATCCAAGATCCTAACCGCTAGATGAAGGGGCCATCGATGAAATTAAATTTTTGTTAAACCAGTATTTAAAACTGGTGACCCGTAATGGATTCGAACCATTGGCCACCTCCTTAAAAGGGAGATGCTCTACCAGCTGAGCTAACGGGTCAGCTATTTTAAGAAATGTTCTTCTTAAAATGGACTGGAATTATAATAGGTTTTTCATGATTTGTCAAGGGTTTTTTGAAAAAATTTTGAAATTTTTTTCAAAGAGTATTTTGCCGCTTGAATTTGAACTTCTTTTCGTGTTCCATCAAAGGTGCAAATCTCTATATTTTGACCTATATTTTTACCTTTTATTCCAATTACAACTGTTCCAACTGGTTTACTTTTTGTTCCACCATTTGGTCCAGCAATTCCACTAACTGCAATTGCTAAATCAGCATTGAACTTTTTAATTACTCCTGTTAGCATTTCTTCTACAACTTCGATACTAACGGCACCATGTTCTAATAAAGTACTTTTTTTAACTTCTAACTCTTGTGTTTTTATATTATTTGAATAAGTAACTATTGAACCATTAAATATATCTGATGAACCAGAAATTTCAGTTATCATTGAGGCAATTAATCCTCCTGTACAACTTTCAGCACTAGTAATAGTTTTTTTATGATTTCTAAGTTGATTTTGAAACAAAATCATCTCTTCTTCATTAAATATAAAATCATACATTATAAAACTTTTTAAGGGATTTTAGTATGGGAAAAATCCCATACCATTTTGTTATTCTTTATCAGTTAATTCACTTAAGAATTTTTCTGTATCAAATGTTAAATTTAAATGTTCAGCAACTACTGCAATATCTCTTTCTGCATTACCTAAACAAGATGTTGCACCTGGAGATGGAGTCATGTTAAATAATATTCCACCACCTGGATTAATTGAAGCTTCACCTAACATTAATTTTTGTTTATCTTTATCAAGTACTTGAGGTCTTACTCCTCCAAATCCTTTTGCATATTCAATGTCTTCAACACTTAATGAAGGAACAATTTTTCTTGCATCTTGTACAAATAAACCTTTGTTTATCCCTGGAATTTCAAATAAGAAGTTTTTAAATACATAGTTTCTAATTTCACTATCTTTTAATAAGTCCCAGAAGATTTTAAGAATATTTCCATCAATATTCATTGTTTTTAGACATTGTCCAAGTGATTTAAGTCCTTTATATCTTTCTAATACAGGAAGAGCTAATGCAGTTGGTCCAAATCTAGTTTTTCCATCACATAAAATATCAGGGTCACCATGTAGTGCAGCAAAAGGAAGTTTTGGATTTTGTACCATGTAAACTTTTCCATTTAAGAATTCACCACTAGTAATATAGAATGATCCAGCCATAGATAAAGAACCCATATGTTTTCCATATCCCATTTTATGTGCTAAAAATAATGAGTGAGCACCTGCATTTACTACAACAAAATCAGCAGTAAAAACAGAACCACTTGTTGTTGTTAATTTATATTTATCACCAATTTTTTCTATATCTTCTACTTCAGCATTAAAGAATATATCTGTTACTTTTTCTTCTTCTTGTGCAGCTTTTGCTAATTCTTTAGTCATAGCTCCAAAATCTACTGTTGTATATTCACTTTGTGTACCCATTGCAACAATTGGTTCTGGTCTATCTTTAGTTTGTTCTTTATCTGCATAAACCAATTTAGGTTCAACTTCTCTAATTTTTTCTTTGTCCCATAATTCTAAATAAGGGAATAACTCTTTAAATTCATGATATCTATTTTTAATAAATTCTACTTCTTTTTCACCAACACCCAAAGCCATTTTTTGATGAGCAAACATAATCTTATCTTGTAAACCTCTTTGTAAACAAAACTTTTCAATCATTTTTGCAGTTCTTTTTGTAACATGAGCTTTTTCTAAAGTATAATTAGTCTCAATATCCCCTACGTGAATAGTTTGAGAGTTACTAGTTCCCTTAGAATTTAGCGTAGCTAAATCCTCATATTTTTCTAGCATACAGATGCTTTTTGCATCAGTGTATCTAGCTAATTCATAGAAAAGTGCTGAACCTGAAATTCCACCACCAACTATAATTACTTCATAATGTTTTGTATCCATTGATAATATCCCTATTTGTACTTTTAGATTTTATAGTAAAGATTTTAGCACATATATAATAATATTGTGCTAGAACTTATAATTAAAATTTATAATCTTTTATAAAATATGTTTTATAGTAACATTTTATAGGTTTTATAACAAAATATAAGGTGCCCAAAATGTGTACAATGGGAACAAGTGGTTACTAATTATGAAGAAAAATAAATACATTTGTACAATTTTTGTACAATCTTACACTATAATCTAATATGTTTAATTGGTTCCGTAAAAAAAATTTTAAAAAAAATAAAGAGATAAATATCTTTGTTTGTAAACATTGTAAATTAACATGTAGAGATTGTGAAAGTACATACTGTTTTTCATGTTTTGTAAATCCTAAAAATCCATGTCCCAGATGTGGTAAAACAAATGAATCTTTTGAACAAGAAAAAGATACTTAATATAGCTTATATAAATTTAACACTCATTTAGATATAATCTGCGATTTAAACAAATAGCAAATAACAATAGATAATTTAAGGTATTAGAAAATGGATTACAAAGATAGTTTATTACTACCAAATACGAAATTCCCGATGAGAGGGAATCTTCCTCAAAATGAACCAAAGAAGTACAAACTTTGGGATGAACAAAAAGTTTATGACAGAATGAAGATTAATAGAAAAGGTGCTCCTTCATTCACATTACATGATGGCCCTCCATATGCAAATGGGCATATTCACATTGGTCATGCATTAAATAAAATTTTAAAAGATATTATAAACAAATTTCACTATTTTGATGGAAAATCAATTAGATATGTTCCAGGTTGGGATTGTCATGGTTTACCAATTGAGCAAAAAGTTGAAGAGAAAATTGGTAGTACAAAGAAAAAAGAATTACCAAAGTCTAAATTAAGACAATTATGTCGTGACCATGCTACAAGATTTGTTGATATTCAAAAAGAAGAGTTTAAAAAACTTGGAGTTATAGGTGATTGGGAAAATCCATATTTAACTATGGATTTTAAATTTGAAGCAAATATTTATAGAGAACTTTGTTCAATTGCAAATCAAGGTTTATTAGTTCAAAGATCTAAGCCAGTTTATTGGTCTTGGGCAGCACAAACTGCATTAGCAGAAGCAGAAGTAGAATATGAAGATAAAACTTCTCCATCAATTTTTGTTGCATTCAAGCATGAAAAATTAGATGCAAGTGTAATTATTTGGACAACAACTCCTTGGACTTTACCTTCAAATACTGGTATTGCTTTAAATGGTGAAGAAGAGTATGTTTTAACTAGTGACAAATTTATTGTGGCTCGTAAACTTTATAATTCATTAGTAGAACAAGAAGTGATTTTTGGTGAAATTGTTGATTCTGTATGCCCAAAAGAGTTAGAAAACTCTCATGCAATTAATCCTTTAAATGGAAGACAATCTAAAATTATTTTAGGTGAACATGTAGAAATGGATGCTGGTACAGGTGCAGTTCATACAGCTCCTGGACATGGTGAAGATGACTATAAAGTAGGTCTTCAGTATGGACTTGATGTAATTATGCCAGTTGATGCATATGGTAAATTTGATGAAACTATTGTTAGAGAAAAGCTATTTAATGATACAGATAAGTATTTAGGTGTTCATGTATTTAAAGCAAATGAATTAATCTTAGAAGAATTAGGTGATGCTTTACTTAAACATGTTGATATTAGACACTCTTATCCACATTGTTGGAGAACTCATAAGCCTATTATTTTTAGAGCAACTAAACAATGGTTTATCTCTATTGATGACGAATATGGAAAAGAGAATAAAACACTTAGAGAAAATGCACTTCAAGTTGTAGAAGACTTAACTTTCTACCCAGAATGGGGAAGAAATAGACTAAGATCAATGCTTGATGGTAGACCTGATTGGTGTATTTCTAGACAAAGAGACTGGGGTGTGCCAATTGCATTCTTTAGAAATAAAAAGACTGATGAAATTGTATTTGATGAAAAAGTATTAAATTATACAGCTATGATCTTTGAACAAAAAGGTTGTGATGCTTGGTATGATTTAGAAATTTCAGAGCTATTATATCCAGGAAGTGGGCTTAACCCTGATGATTTAGAAAAAACTATGGATATTTTAGATGTATGGTTTGATTCTGGTTCAACTCAAAATGCAGTTTTAAGATCTAGAAATTATGATGCAGGAACTTTTCCTGCAGATATGTATTTAGAAGGAAGTGATCAACATAGAGGTTGGTTCCAATCTTCACTTTTAACTACTTTAGCATCTTCTGAAATTGCTCCTTATAAATCAATTTTGACTCATGGGTTCACTGTTGATGAAAAAGGTGAAAAAATGTCTAAATCGAAAGGAAACGTTGTTGCTCCTGATAAAGTAATGAAACAATATGGTTCTGAGATTTTGAGACTATGGGTTGCGATGAGTGATTATCAATCAGATTTAAAAATCTCTGATAATATCTTAAAACAAAATGCTGAACTTTATAGAAAGATTAGAAATACTGCTAGATTTTTACTTGCAAATGTTAATGATTTAGAAGAGATTGTTTCAGTTGATAAAATGGGAGTACTTGATAAATGGGTTCTTACTAGAGCTAATAAAGTATTTGATGAAATTCAAGCTGCATTTGATGTATATGAGTTCTCTAAAGGCTTAAATAAATTAAATAACTTTTTAGTTGTAGATCTTTCTGGTATTTACTTAGATGTATGTAAAGATAGATTATATTGTGATGATAAAAATGATATTCATAGAATTGCATCTCAAAGTGCAATGGCTATTATCCTTAAAAAACTTATTTCAACTTTATCTTGTATTTTAACTTACACGATGGACGAACTACTTACTTTTGCACCTGAATTTATTAAAGGTGATGCAAAAGATATTTTTGATT
It includes:
- the ileS gene encoding isoleucine--tRNA ligase; the protein is MDYKDSLLLPNTKFPMRGNLPQNEPKKYKLWDEQKVYDRMKINRKGAPSFTLHDGPPYANGHIHIGHALNKILKDIINKFHYFDGKSIRYVPGWDCHGLPIEQKVEEKIGSTKKKELPKSKLRQLCRDHATRFVDIQKEEFKKLGVIGDWENPYLTMDFKFEANIYRELCSIANQGLLVQRSKPVYWSWAAQTALAEAEVEYEDKTSPSIFVAFKHEKLDASVIIWTTTPWTLPSNTGIALNGEEEYVLTSDKFIVARKLYNSLVEQEVIFGEIVDSVCPKELENSHAINPLNGRQSKIILGEHVEMDAGTGAVHTAPGHGEDDYKVGLQYGLDVIMPVDAYGKFDETIVREKLFNDTDKYLGVHVFKANELILEELGDALLKHVDIRHSYPHCWRTHKPIIFRATKQWFISIDDEYGKENKTLRENALQVVEDLTFYPEWGRNRLRSMLDGRPDWCISRQRDWGVPIAFFRNKKTDEIVFDEKVLNYTAMIFEQKGCDAWYDLEISELLYPGSGLNPDDLEKTMDILDVWFDSGSTQNAVLRSRNYDAGTFPADMYLEGSDQHRGWFQSSLLTTLASSEIAPYKSILTHGFTVDEKGEKMSKSKGNVVAPDKVMKQYGSEILRLWVAMSDYQSDLKISDNILKQNAELYRKIRNTARFLLANVNDLEEIVSVDKMGVLDKWVLTRANKVFDEIQAAFDVYEFSKGLNKLNNFLVVDLSGIYLDVCKDRLYCDDKNDIHRIASQSAMAIILKKLISTLSCILTYTMDELLTFAPEFIKGDAKDIFDYEKFVLPKVESNLNEEILLSAKEKFSEAIDTLKKDKVIKSTLELIIYTNDENILSLGETEASDWFLVSSVTNSKQNTDILGQFEIDGKEFEVYKSNNAKCPRCWKFTSTKEDTLCSRCDSVLN
- a CDS encoding FAD-dependent oxidoreductase, with protein sequence MDTKHYEVIIVGGGISGSALFYELARYTDAKSICMLEKYEDLATLNSKGTSNSQTIHVGDIETNYTLEKAHVTKRTAKMIEKFCLQRGLQDKIMFAHQKMALGVGEKEVEFIKNRYHEFKELFPYLELWDKEKIREVEPKLVYADKEQTKDRPEPIVAMGTQSEYTTVDFGAMTKELAKAAQEEEKVTDIFFNAEVEDIEKIGDKYKLTTTSGSVFTADFVVVNAGAHSLFLAHKMGYGKHMGSLSMAGSFYITSGEFLNGKVYMVQNPKLPFAALHGDPDILCDGKTRFGPTALALPVLERYKGLKSLGQCLKTMNIDGNILKIFWDLLKDSEIRNYVFKNFLFEIPGINKGLFVQDARKIVPSLSVEDIEYAKGFGGVRPQVLDKDKQKLMLGEASINPGGGILFNMTPSPGATSCLGNAERDIAVVAEHLNLTFDTEKFLSELTDKE
- a CDS encoding CinA family protein — protein: MYDFIFNEEEMILFQNQLRNHKKTITSAESCTGGLIASMITEISGSSDIFNGSIVTYSNNIKTQELEVKKSTLLEHGAVSIEVVEEMLTGVIKKFNADLAIAVSGIAGPNGGTKSKPVGTVVIGIKGKNIGQNIEICTFDGTRKEVQIQAAKYSLKKISKFFQKTLDKS
- a CDS encoding cache domain-containing protein; protein product: MIKAKSLYHLILYSIVFIVILTSSFTFIIIENAFDEFQEKIDIIKTDFSTKQKDLIKADIKKTLKFIEYYHQKFKDTKTEREIQNELLNSIEEMRDKKDINDYIFIYEFDGTSIYYPVSDKNIGKNLYEFTDLTGKRVIKEVIDISQKKDGGYVQYIWYKPEIKKEALKISYALSYKPWNWTIGTGVYLDDIDKVVKEKRLEYDEKISNYILQILSLTIMLVLYSIFIYKNATILIVNDVKEIGKYLKETQKTDTRINQNRLIFGEFKVIANFAYDAMHNIKDK